A window of the Lepus europaeus isolate LE1 chromosome 5, mLepTim1.pri, whole genome shotgun sequence genome harbors these coding sequences:
- the NDUFS2 gene encoding NADH dehydrogenase [ubiquinone] iron-sulfur protein 2, mitochondrial isoform X2: MFPTKETAHWKPPPWNDVDPPKDTMVSNLTLNFGPQHPAAHGVLRLVMELSGEMVRKCDPHIGLLHRGTEKLIEYKTYLQALPYFDRLDYVSMMCNEQAYSLAVEKLLNIQPPPRAQWIRVLFGEITRLLNHIMAVTTHALDIGAMTPFFWMFEEREKMFEFYERVSGARMHAAYVRPGGVHQDLPLGLMDDIYEFSKNFSLRIDEVEEMLTNNRIWRNRTIDIGVITAEDALNYGFSGVMLRGSGIQWDLRKTQPYDAYDQVEFDVPIGSRGDCYDRYLCRVEEMRQSLRIISQCLNKMPPGEIKVDDAKVSPPKRAEMKTSMESLIHHFKLYTEGYQVPPGATYTAIEAPKGEFGVYLVSDGSSRPYRCKIKAPGFAHLAGLDKMSKGHMLADVVAIIGTQDIVFGEVDR, translated from the exons ATGTGGACCCTCCAAAGGATACAATGGTGTCGAACCTGACCCTGaactttgggccccagcacccagcagcccATGGAGTCTTGCGGCTAGTGATGGAATTGAGTGGGGAGATGGTGCGGAAGTGTGACCCTcacattgggctcctgcaccgggGCACGGAGAAGCTCATTGAGTACAAGACCTACCTGCAG GCCCTTCCCTACTTTGACCGGCTGGACTATGTGTCCATGATGTGTAACGAGCAGGCCTATTCGCTGGCGGTGGAGAAGTTGCTAAACATCCAGCCTCCTCCCCGGGCACAGTGGATCCGAG TGCTGTTCGGGGAAATCACGCGGCTTCTGAACCACATCATGGCTGTGACTACACATGCCCTGGACATAGGGGCCATGACCCCTTTCTTCTGGATGTTtgaagaaagggagaag ATGTTTGAGTTCTATGAACGAGTGTCCGGAGCACGAATGCACGCTGCTTACGTCCGGCCAGGCGGAGTGCATCAG GACCTACCCCTTGGGCTAATGGATGACATTTATGAGTTTTCTAAGAACTTCTCTCTTCGGATTGATGAGGTGGAGGAG ATGCTGACCAACAATAGGATCTGGCGGAATCGGACAATTGACATCGGGGTCATAACAGCAGAAGACGCACTTAACTATGGTTTTAG TGGAGTGATGCTGCGGGGCTCAGGCATCCAGTGGGACCTGCGCAAGACCCAGCCCTATGATGCTTACGACCAGGTCGAGTTCGATGTTCCTATCGGGTCTCGAGGGGACTGCTATGATAG GTACCTGTGTCGGGTGGAGGAGATGCGCCAGTCCCTACGGATCATCTCTCAGTGTCTGAACAAGATGCCTCCTGGCGAGATCAAGGTTGATGATGCTAAAGTGTCTCCACCCAAGCGAGCAGAGATGAAG ACTTCCATGGAGTCACTGATTCATCACTTTAAGTTGTATACTGAGGGCTACCAAGTTCCTCCAGGAGCCACATACACTGCCATTGAGGCCCCTAAG GGAGAGTTTGGGGTTTACCTGGTGTCTGATGGCAGCAGCCGTCCTTACCGATGCAAGAtcaaggctcctggttttgcccacCTG GCTGGCTTGGACAAGATGTCTAAGGGACACATGCTGGCAGATGTCGTTGCCATCATAG GTACCCAGGATATTGTGTTTGGAGAAGTAGACCGGTGA